One segment of Shewanella piezotolerans WP3 DNA contains the following:
- a CDS encoding tetratricopeptide repeat protein gives MLRYVLIIVLSIISLPSMAAPKAVDVYTQEQLVDLIRSKRYLTQVKGDDCQIVEDIEARAEVLKQPLYQYLWAEMLNYGICVKANPPRGISMLKTSARQGSAEAMVRMAEYYHDGKFVMEDKERAVQYVLPAAATGDLPARIMLVRLFGEGYGSPRDYETGFHWLYNEVFSDETVQAEASNLLMVLEAKMPPSSVARAKQEHLRTQQ, from the coding sequence ATGCTGCGTTATGTATTAATTATTGTATTGTCGATAATTTCTTTGCCGAGTATGGCTGCTCCCAAAGCAGTAGACGTCTATACTCAAGAGCAACTGGTTGATCTAATCCGTAGTAAACGCTATTTGACGCAAGTTAAGGGCGATGATTGCCAAATTGTAGAAGATATTGAAGCTAGAGCTGAAGTGTTAAAGCAGCCACTCTATCAGTATCTTTGGGCTGAAATGCTCAATTACGGGATCTGCGTTAAGGCCAACCCACCGCGTGGGATCTCGATGTTAAAAACCTCAGCACGACAAGGCAGTGCTGAAGCCATGGTTAGAATGGCGGAGTATTACCATGACGGTAAATTCGTTATGGAAGATAAAGAGCGTGCTGTGCAATATGTATTGCCTGCAGCTGCGACAGGTGACCTGCCTGCGCGAATCATGTTGGTTCGGTTATTTGGTGAAGGCTATGGTAGCCCACGCGATTACGAAACTGGATTTCATTGGCTATATAACGAAGTATTTAGCGATGAAACGGTGCAAGCCGAAGCAAGCAATTTGTTAATGGTGTTAGAGGCGAAAATGCCGCCCAGCTCAGTGGCTAGGGCAAAACAGGAACACCTGAGAACGCAACAATAA
- the rplM gene encoding 50S ribosomal protein L13, which translates to MKTTFTATPETVTRDWFVVDAEGKTLGRIATEIATRLRGKHKPEYTPHVDTGDYIIVINADKVTVTGNKAKGKVYYSHSGFIGGIKQITFEKLQDHKPEMIIEKAVKGMLPKGPLGRAMFRKLKVYAGTEHNHAAQQPQVLDI; encoded by the coding sequence ATGAAGACTACTTTTACTGCTACACCAGAAACAGTCACTCGTGATTGGTTCGTCGTTGACGCCGAAGGTAAAACTTTGGGTCGTATCGCTACTGAAATTGCTACTCGCCTACGCGGTAAGCATAAGCCAGAGTATACGCCTCATGTAGATACTGGTGACTACATCATCGTTATTAACGCTGATAAAGTTACAGTGACTGGTAACAAAGCTAAAGGCAAAGTTTACTATTCACACTCTGGTTTCATCGGTGGCATTAAGCAGATTACTTTTGAGAAGCTGCAAGATCATAAGCCTGAAATGATTATTGAGAAAGCAGTTAAGGGTATGCTACCTAAAGGTCCTTTGGGCCGTGCCATGTTCCGTAAGCTTAAAGTTTACGCTGGTACAGAGCATAACCACGCTGCACAACAACCTCAAGTTCTTGATATCTAA
- a CDS encoding DUF2065 domain-containing protein, which yields MSFELIMLALGLVLIIEGIGPLLFPNRWRAYLKEISNQNQQLLQRLGGSLVTVGIVILIIFS from the coding sequence ATGTCTTTTGAGTTAATCATGCTTGCGTTAGGTTTAGTGCTGATAATTGAAGGAATTGGTCCACTTTTGTTTCCAAACCGTTGGCGCGCCTATTTGAAAGAAATTTCCAATCAAAATCAGCAGCTTCTGCAACGGTTAGGTGGTTCTTTAGTCACTGTTGGGATAGTAATATTGATTATTTTTTCATAA
- the priB gene encoding primosomal replication protein N, with translation MTTNNLVLAGTITRSRRFDSPAGIAHTVLMLEHKSQRYEAEMLRNVYCQIQVVLSGERFNSVTENLKAGVEIQVEGFLNLQQSRNGQNRLVLHAENVELKT, from the coding sequence GTGACCACAAACAATTTGGTACTAGCAGGAACCATTACGCGTTCTAGACGATTTGATAGCCCAGCAGGCATTGCCCATACGGTACTGATGTTGGAGCACAAATCTCAACGTTATGAAGCAGAAATGCTACGCAACGTTTATTGTCAAATTCAAGTTGTATTAAGTGGTGAACGCTTTAACAGCGTTACAGAAAATCTGAAAGCCGGCGTAGAAATCCAAGTCGAAGGTTTCCTTAATCTGCAACAGAGCAGAAACGGTCAAAATCGTTTGGTTTTACACGCTGAAAATGTCGAATTGAAAACTTAG
- the rpsR gene encoding 30S ribosomal protein S18 produces MARYFRRRKFCRFTAEGVTEIDYKDIVTLKNYITESGKIVPSRITGTNAKYQRQLARAIKRARYLSLLPYTDLHQ; encoded by the coding sequence ATGGCACGTTATTTCCGTCGTCGCAAGTTCTGCCGTTTTACTGCAGAAGGCGTTACCGAGATCGATTACAAAGATATCGTTACTTTGAAGAACTACATCACTGAAAGTGGTAAAATTGTTCCTAGTCGTATCACTGGTACAAATGCTAAATATCAACGTCAACTAGCTCGCGCTATCAAGCGTGCTCGTTATCTTTCTCTACTGCCGTACACTGATTTACATCAGTAA
- a CDS encoding DUF481 domain-containing protein — protein MSRILTAVLTLFCSPVAHALVPPDYQEPPSDFTAEIEAGFQLNTGNTESSSFNGRTKLVYDTDATRQEGTIKAYFAADDEKTTSEKYDLQLQSSYKFYSGYVFGRGDFTWDKFGSYTQVSTISGGYGFDAISNSSTKLSLEVGPGYRYNLPIATDTIPNPEANKDVILRTAAKFEQKLQEYTSLNADLTSEVGEDNNTLTLDMSYKNTLFQDWAFKIGVNIKYTQVVPEGSKQTDTITTFNLLYTFQ, from the coding sequence ATGTCTAGAATCCTTACCGCAGTCTTAACACTATTTTGCTCGCCTGTAGCCCATGCACTTGTACCGCCTGATTATCAAGAACCGCCAAGTGATTTTACTGCCGAAATAGAAGCTGGTTTCCAGCTTAATACCGGTAATACTGAATCGAGCAGCTTTAATGGTCGTACAAAATTGGTTTACGATACTGATGCGACTAGACAAGAAGGGACTATTAAAGCCTATTTTGCCGCCGATGATGAAAAGACCACTTCAGAAAAGTACGATCTGCAGCTGCAGTCTAGCTATAAATTCTACAGTGGCTATGTATTTGGCCGTGGTGACTTCACCTGGGATAAGTTTGGTAGTTACACTCAAGTATCGACTATTTCAGGCGGTTATGGTTTCGACGCAATTTCCAACTCGAGCACCAAACTTAGTTTAGAAGTCGGTCCGGGTTATCGCTATAACTTACCGATTGCGACAGACACTATCCCTAATCCTGAAGCCAATAAAGATGTTATTTTGCGTACTGCGGCAAAGTTTGAACAGAAACTACAAGAGTATACTAGCCTTAATGCTGATTTAACCTCTGAGGTTGGTGAAGACAACAACACGTTGACTTTAGATATGAGCTATAAAAATACCCTTTTTCAAGACTGGGCATTCAAGATAGGTGTCAATATTAAGTACACCCAAGTAGTACCTGAGGGCTCAAAGCAAACTGACACCATCACAACCTTTAATCTACTTTATACCTTTCAATAG
- the rpsF gene encoding 30S ribosomal protein S6, with amino-acid sequence MRHYEIVFLVHPDQSEQVPGMIERYTGILTQAGGQIHRLEDWGRRQLAYPIIELHKAHYVLMNVETTAESVEELETAFRFNDAVLRSMVMRTKAAITEASPMAKAKDERDTRRSSEERAPRAEATEEVKESAENTAE; translated from the coding sequence ATGCGTCACTATGAAATCGTATTTTTAGTTCACCCTGATCAGAGTGAGCAAGTGCCAGGTATGATCGAGCGTTACACGGGTATTCTTACCCAAGCTGGCGGTCAAATTCACCGTTTAGAAGACTGGGGCCGTCGTCAACTGGCTTACCCAATCATCGAGTTGCATAAAGCTCACTATGTTCTTATGAACGTAGAGACTACTGCAGAATCGGTTGAAGAACTTGAAACAGCTTTCCGTTTCAACGACGCTGTTTTGCGTAGCATGGTTATGCGTACTAAAGCTGCCATCACTGAAGCATCTCCAATGGCTAAAGCTAAAGACGAACGCGATACACGTCGTTCATCTGAAGAGCGTGCACCTCGTGCAGAAGCTACTGAAGAAGTTAAAGAAAGCGCTGAAAACACAGCTGAGTAA
- the rlmB gene encoding 23S rRNA (guanosine(2251)-2'-O)-methyltransferase RlmB yields MKKQDITFGLHAVEAVLQNSPERVIEIWVLQGRDDKRLIPILEIASQWGVSVQYASRKALDDKSAGGQHQGVVAKVKAAKILNDNDLHAMLDGTETPFLLILDGVTDPHNLGACLRNADAAGVQGIIVPKDNSVGLTPVVSKVACGAAEIVPLYQVTNLARTMRSLQDKGIWIAGAAGEADSDVYQASLTGPLAIAMGAEGKGLRRLTRESCDSLISIPMAGSVSSLNVSVATGICLFEAVRQRLAK; encoded by the coding sequence ATGAAGAAGCAAGATATTACTTTCGGTTTGCATGCTGTTGAAGCTGTACTGCAAAATAGCCCTGAACGCGTTATCGAAATCTGGGTGTTACAAGGCCGTGATGACAAGCGATTAATACCAATTTTGGAAATCGCATCGCAGTGGGGTGTGTCTGTTCAGTACGCTTCTCGTAAAGCGTTAGACGATAAGTCAGCTGGTGGTCAGCATCAGGGCGTTGTGGCAAAGGTGAAAGCTGCCAAGATCCTCAATGATAACGATCTGCACGCAATGTTAGATGGCACTGAAACGCCATTTTTGTTGATTCTGGACGGCGTTACCGATCCGCATAATCTGGGGGCATGTTTACGTAATGCTGATGCTGCTGGTGTACAAGGGATTATCGTACCCAAAGATAACTCTGTTGGGTTAACGCCGGTTGTTAGCAAAGTGGCTTGCGGCGCAGCAGAAATAGTTCCGCTATACCAAGTGACCAATCTCGCACGCACTATGCGTAGCTTACAAGATAAAGGGATCTGGATTGCCGGCGCTGCAGGTGAGGCTGATAGCGATGTTTACCAAGCTAGCCTAACAGGGCCTCTAGCGATTGCTATGGGGGCAGAAGGTAAAGGGCTTCGCCGCTTAACTCGCGAAAGCTGCGATAGCCTAATTTCTATCCCAATGGCGGGCAGTGTATCTAGCCTAAATGTGTCTGTTGCGACGGGGATTTGTCTGTTTGAAGCTGTGCGCCAACGCCTAGCAAAATAG
- a CDS encoding adenylosuccinate synthase: MGKNVVVLGTQWGDEGKGKIVDLLTEQAKYVVRYQGGHNAGHTLVIDGDKTVLHLIPSGILRDNVKCIIGNGVVLAPDALMTEINMLKERGVPVEERLLISEACPLILPFHCALDMAREKARGNKAIGTTGRGIGPAYEDKVSRRGLRVGDLFNAELFAEKLKEVMAYHNFMLTEYYKCEAVDYEETLKDALAIADYLKSMCTDVSELLDQARKAGEPILFEGAQGTLLDIDHGTYPFVTSSNTTAGGVATGSGFGPRHLDYVLGIMKAYTTRVGAGPFPTELENEIGDYLGTKGHEFGATTGRKRRPGWLDIVAMKRAVQINSVSGFCLTKLDVLDGLEEVKICVGYQYPDGTVATTTPLAAEGYEQVTPVLETMPGWSETTFGATSVEQLPQAAMNYIKRLEELLETPIDIISTGPDRNETMILVNPFS, from the coding sequence ATGGGCAAAAACGTTGTAGTTCTCGGCACCCAATGGGGTGACGAAGGAAAGGGTAAGATAGTCGATCTTCTTACCGAACAGGCTAAATATGTCGTTCGTTACCAAGGTGGCCACAATGCTGGTCATACTCTTGTTATCGATGGCGACAAGACCGTTCTTCATCTTATTCCATCAGGGATCTTACGCGATAATGTGAAATGCATTATTGGTAACGGCGTGGTGCTTGCACCTGACGCACTGATGACTGAAATTAACATGCTTAAAGAGCGTGGCGTACCTGTAGAGGAACGTTTATTAATTTCTGAAGCATGTCCTCTTATTCTTCCATTCCATTGTGCATTAGATATGGCTCGCGAAAAAGCGCGTGGCAATAAAGCTATTGGCACAACGGGTCGTGGAATTGGTCCAGCATATGAAGATAAAGTTTCACGCCGCGGTTTACGTGTAGGCGATCTGTTTAATGCAGAATTGTTTGCCGAAAAACTGAAGGAAGTGATGGCTTATCACAACTTTATGTTGACTGAATACTACAAGTGCGAAGCAGTTGATTATGAAGAGACATTGAAAGATGCTCTTGCGATTGCTGATTACTTAAAGAGCATGTGCACTGACGTTTCTGAGCTTCTTGATCAGGCACGCAAAGCAGGTGAACCAATTCTATTTGAAGGTGCTCAAGGCACGTTACTAGATATTGACCATGGTACTTATCCATTTGTAACCTCTTCTAATACTACCGCAGGTGGTGTTGCAACAGGTTCTGGATTTGGTCCGCGTCATCTAGATTACGTTTTGGGTATTATGAAGGCATACACCACGCGTGTTGGTGCAGGTCCTTTCCCTACGGAATTGGAAAACGAAATTGGTGACTACTTAGGTACTAAGGGTCATGAGTTTGGTGCGACTACGGGTCGTAAGCGTCGTCCAGGTTGGTTAGATATTGTCGCGATGAAGCGTGCAGTTCAAATCAACAGTGTAAGCGGCTTCTGCTTGACTAAGCTAGATGTTCTAGATGGTCTTGAAGAGGTGAAGATTTGTGTCGGCTACCAGTATCCAGATGGAACTGTAGCAACAACAACTCCGCTTGCAGCAGAAGGCTATGAGCAGGTAACCCCTGTTTTAGAGACTATGCCTGGTTGGAGCGAAACAACATTCGGCGCAACATCTGTAGAGCAGCTGCCACAAGCAGCAATGAACTACATTAAGCGTTTAGAAGAGTTGCTAGAAACGCCAATTGATATTATCTCAACGGGTCCGGATAGAAACGAGACCATGATTCTGGTGAATCCGTTTAGTTAA
- the rnr gene encoding ribonuclease R — protein sequence MIQDPHIKREQEKYDNPIPSREYILEYLRSQKSPLTREHIANALKIEGEEQLEAIRRRLRAMERDGELVFTRGKAYGLPERMDLLTGTVIGHRDGFGFLKLEEGGDDLYINNRDMMMYFHGDKVLAQKAGVDRKGRREARIVRLVEQRSAALVGRFHLDAGMGFVIADDRRITQEILVPEEDRKGARQGDIVVLELTRRPGRYVKAAARVIEVLGQQMAPGMEIEIALRNYDLPHKWSGLIEKKLRKIPDEVTEADKEGRVDLRHLPLVTIDGEDARDFDDAVYAEKKKSGGWRLWVAIADVSHYVRTESALDREARSRGNSVYFPSQVIPMLPEKISNGLCSLMPEVDRLCMVAEMTISAAGKLSGYKFYPAVMHSHARLTYTQVADMLEGGEVSDKLKPIFPHLQTLQSLYLTLDETRAERGAIAFETTETQFIFNEQRKIDKIVPRSRNQAHKIIEECMILANVASAKFVKKHKGEVLYRVHEAPSEQKLTNFKDFLKERGLTMEGGLEPTPKDYQAVMEQIADRPDAELIQVMLLRSMRQATYTPDNEGHFGLALEAYSHFTSPIRRYPDLILHRVIRYLLSKQEGEQSEQWTADGGYNYKIEELDLLGEECSTTERRADEATRDVNDWLKCEFMQDHVGDTFEAVIASVTHFGMFVRLNDLFIDGLVHISSLGSDYYQYDNMRQRLVGEASGQVYQIGDTVTVKVAAVNLDDRQIDLMMEGDSAGGKRRKPSKPMTARERVNREGAKLADKERSAGKGKRTSSTKSGAKSGSRSTSKNKSNSGSKADTTKTKASAKKSSAKKAKSAKRRTSKK from the coding sequence ATGATACAAGATCCACATATTAAGCGAGAGCAAGAAAAGTACGACAACCCTATCCCAAGTCGTGAGTATATTTTGGAATACTTACGCTCTCAAAAGTCCCCGTTAACCCGTGAACATATTGCAAATGCACTCAAGATTGAGGGCGAAGAGCAATTAGAAGCTATCCGTCGTAGATTACGAGCGATGGAGCGCGACGGTGAGCTAGTGTTTACCCGTGGTAAAGCTTATGGCTTACCAGAAAGAATGGATTTACTCACAGGAACCGTGATCGGACATCGCGACGGCTTCGGTTTCCTTAAGCTAGAAGAGGGCGGTGACGACCTCTATATTAATAACCGTGACATGATGATGTATTTCCACGGTGATAAAGTGCTCGCACAAAAAGCAGGTGTTGACCGTAAAGGCCGCCGTGAAGCCAGAATTGTGCGTTTAGTTGAGCAAAGAAGCGCTGCACTAGTTGGCCGCTTTCATCTCGATGCTGGCATGGGCTTTGTTATTGCTGATGACCGTCGCATCACCCAAGAGATCTTAGTGCCAGAGGAGGACCGTAAAGGTGCTCGTCAGGGCGACATAGTGGTATTAGAGCTAACTCGCAGACCCGGTCGTTATGTCAAAGCAGCAGCAAGAGTAATCGAAGTACTGGGTCAGCAAATGGCTCCAGGGATGGAGATTGAGATTGCGCTGCGCAATTACGACCTGCCACATAAGTGGTCAGGGCTAATTGAGAAGAAGCTCAGAAAAATCCCTGACGAAGTTACAGAGGCGGACAAAGAAGGCCGTGTTGACCTACGTCATTTACCGTTAGTGACTATTGATGGTGAAGACGCCCGTGATTTTGACGATGCGGTATATGCAGAGAAGAAAAAGTCAGGTGGCTGGCGTTTATGGGTCGCAATTGCTGATGTGAGCCATTATGTGCGTACTGAATCGGCATTAGACAGAGAAGCGCGCTCGCGTGGTAACTCTGTTTACTTCCCATCTCAAGTCATTCCGATGCTGCCAGAGAAAATCTCAAATGGCCTGTGTTCGTTGATGCCTGAGGTTGACCGTCTATGTATGGTTGCCGAAATGACTATTTCTGCAGCGGGTAAATTATCGGGATATAAGTTTTACCCGGCAGTGATGCACTCTCATGCTCGCCTAACCTATACCCAGGTTGCCGATATGCTAGAGGGCGGAGAGGTGAGTGATAAGCTCAAACCTATTTTCCCACATCTGCAAACGTTGCAGTCTTTGTATCTGACATTGGATGAAACCCGAGCTGAACGTGGCGCTATTGCATTCGAAACCACTGAGACTCAGTTCATTTTCAATGAACAGCGTAAGATTGATAAAATTGTGCCACGCAGCCGTAATCAAGCGCATAAGATCATTGAAGAGTGCATGATTTTAGCCAACGTTGCTTCAGCAAAGTTCGTTAAAAAGCACAAGGGTGAAGTGTTATACCGAGTGCATGAGGCACCGTCTGAGCAAAAGCTTACCAATTTCAAAGACTTCCTTAAAGAGCGTGGCTTAACAATGGAAGGCGGCCTAGAGCCTACACCAAAAGACTATCAAGCTGTGATGGAGCAGATTGCTGATAGGCCTGATGCTGAGCTGATTCAGGTGATGTTATTAAGGTCCATGCGTCAGGCAACGTATACCCCAGATAACGAAGGTCATTTTGGCTTGGCATTAGAGGCATATTCACACTTTACCTCGCCAATTCGACGTTACCCAGATCTTATCTTGCACCGCGTTATCCGTTACTTGTTGTCAAAACAAGAGGGAGAGCAATCTGAGCAGTGGACTGCTGATGGCGGTTACAACTACAAAATTGAAGAGTTGGATCTTTTAGGTGAGGAGTGTTCAACCACTGAGCGCCGTGCTGACGAAGCCACTCGAGATGTGAACGACTGGCTTAAATGTGAGTTTATGCAAGATCATGTTGGTGATACCTTTGAAGCGGTTATTGCATCGGTAACGCACTTTGGCATGTTTGTTCGACTCAACGACCTGTTCATTGATGGATTAGTGCATATCTCAAGTTTGGGTAGTGACTATTACCAATACGACAACATGCGCCAACGTTTGGTTGGTGAAGCGTCTGGTCAGGTATATCAGATTGGCGATACGGTTACGGTAAAGGTTGCAGCTGTGAATCTTGATGACCGTCAAATCGACCTGATGATGGAAGGGGATTCTGCTGGCGGTAAGCGCCGTAAGCCGAGTAAGCCCATGACTGCGAGAGAGCGTGTTAATCGTGAAGGCGCTAAACTTGCTGATAAAGAGCGCAGTGCAGGCAAAGGCAAACGTACAAGTAGCACTAAGAGTGGTGCTAAGTCAGGCTCTCGCTCGACAAGTAAAAACAAATCAAACAGTGGCAGCAAAGCTGACACGACTAAGACAAAAGCTTCTGCAAAAAAGTCTTCGGCTAAAAAAGCCAAGTCTGCGAAGCGTAGAACGAGTAAGAAATAG
- the rplI gene encoding 50S ribosomal protein L9 has product MNVILLDKIANLGNLGDQVSVKAGYARNFLLPQGKAVVANAANTEVFEARRAELEAKLAEELAAASARAEKITALEAVVIASKAGDEGKLFGSIGNRDVADAVTAAGVELAKSEVRLPLGALRNTGDFEVEVQLHTEVKAIVKLSVVAED; this is encoded by the coding sequence ATGAACGTTATTTTACTTGATAAAATCGCTAACCTAGGCAACTTGGGTGACCAAGTTTCTGTAAAAGCTGGTTACGCTCGTAACTTCCTTTTACCACAAGGTAAAGCTGTTGTTGCTAACGCTGCTAACACTGAAGTTTTTGAAGCACGTCGTGCTGAACTAGAAGCTAAGTTAGCTGAAGAATTAGCTGCTGCTTCTGCTCGTGCAGAAAAAATCACTGCACTAGAAGCTGTTGTTATCGCTTCTAAAGCTGGTGACGAAGGCAAGCTATTTGGATCTATTGGTAACCGTGACGTAGCTGATGCAGTTACTGCTGCTGGCGTTGAGCTTGCTAAAAGCGAAGTACGTCTACCACTAGGTGCATTGCGCAACACTGGTGATTTCGAAGTTGAAGTTCAACTTCACACTGAAGTTAAAGCTATTGTTAAGCTTTCTGTTGTTGCAGAAGACTAA
- the rpsI gene encoding 30S ribosomal protein S9 codes for MAATQYYGTGRRKTSTARVFAKVGTGNITVNKLPLDEYFGRETSRMVVRQPLELVEMTEKLDINVTVKGGGNTGQAGAIRHGITRALMELDESLRPSLRAAGFVTRDARKVERKKVGLRKARRKPQFSKR; via the coding sequence ATGGCTGCAACTCAATACTACGGCACTGGCCGTCGCAAAACATCTACAGCTCGCGTATTCGCTAAAGTAGGTACTGGTAACATCACTGTTAACAAACTACCTCTAGACGAATATTTTGGTCGTGAAACTTCTCGCATGGTTGTTCGTCAGCCACTTGAGCTAGTTGAAATGACTGAAAAGTTAGACATCAATGTAACAGTTAAGGGCGGTGGTAACACTGGCCAAGCTGGTGCAATTCGCCACGGTATTACTCGTGCGTTGATGGAACTTGACGAGTCTCTACGTCCTTCTCTACGTGCTGCTGGTTTCGTTACCCGTGATGCTCGTAAAGTTGAGCGTAAGAAAGTTGGTCTACGTAAAGCACGTCGTAAGCCACAATTCTCAAAGCGTTAA
- a CDS encoding prolyl oligopeptidase family serine peptidase has protein sequence MRNKVLSLCVLSSIAAAPTFAEEDKFLWLEDVEGKKPMEWVKQQNSLSEKEIKAYKGFDELVSNSLAILNNKERIPYASRMDGYLYNFWKDEKHVRGIYRRTTMEEYVKAEPKWETVLDVDALGKAEGVNWVYKGMDCRYPNYDRCMVSLSRGGADAVEVREFDLKQKAFLDKKSNPFTLNEAKSSVSWIDKDTVFVGTDFGDGNSLTDSGYPKVVKQWQRGTPLSAAKTIFSGDKASVAVSGYVIYDDEKPLQLVTESLTFYTAQHYAYRDNQLVELPLPKDADIKGYFNDQLYIELKSELKAGGKTFKQGAIVYTDLDKLIGQKPEFSVLVEPTATASISQVRFTKGAILITWLDNVKSKLIRYQQKGGKWQTQQAPFDVNGTLSVFGAEDDSSEVFVNYTSFLEPSSLYLFDAKSMKASKLKAMKQQFAAENFETKQYFAKSKDGTKVPYFVVMAKNIKLDGKNPTLLYGYGGFEVSLRPSYSATIGKNWLEQGGVYVLSNIRGGGEYGPAWHQAALKENRHKAYEDFEAIAEDLVSRKITSSKHLGIQGGSNGGLLMGAAFTRNPDLYNAVVCQVPLLDMKRYNKLLAGASWMGEYGDPDIPAQWDYIKTFSPYHNLNKDTAYPKVFFTTSTRDDRVHPGHARKMVAKMEDMGIDVLYYENIEGGHAGAADNNQAAELSSMVYAYLMQQLKS, from the coding sequence ATGCGAAACAAAGTCTTATCTTTATGCGTGCTCAGTTCAATTGCCGCAGCTCCCACTTTTGCTGAAGAGGACAAGTTTCTCTGGCTCGAAGATGTAGAGGGCAAGAAACCGATGGAGTGGGTTAAGCAGCAAAATTCCCTCTCAGAAAAAGAGATAAAAGCATATAAAGGGTTTGATGAGTTAGTCAGCAATAGCCTTGCTATTTTGAATAACAAAGAACGGATCCCTTATGCAAGTCGCATGGATGGCTACCTGTATAATTTTTGGAAAGATGAAAAGCATGTCCGTGGTATTTACCGTCGTACCACCATGGAGGAGTACGTCAAAGCCGAACCTAAATGGGAAACGGTATTAGATGTTGATGCGCTAGGAAAAGCTGAAGGGGTGAACTGGGTATACAAGGGAATGGACTGTCGTTATCCCAATTATGATCGCTGTATGGTATCACTGTCACGCGGCGGAGCAGATGCTGTAGAAGTGCGTGAGTTTGATTTAAAGCAAAAAGCATTTCTAGATAAAAAGAGTAACCCTTTTACATTGAATGAGGCCAAATCAAGCGTTAGTTGGATAGACAAAGATACTGTTTTTGTTGGTACCGATTTCGGAGACGGTAACAGTTTAACTGACTCTGGTTATCCAAAGGTGGTTAAGCAGTGGCAACGTGGTACGCCATTGTCTGCGGCTAAAACAATTTTTAGTGGTGATAAGGCCTCCGTTGCGGTATCTGGTTATGTCATATATGACGATGAAAAGCCACTACAGCTGGTTACTGAAAGCCTTACTTTTTATACTGCTCAACATTATGCATATCGTGATAACCAATTGGTTGAGTTACCGTTGCCGAAAGATGCAGACATCAAAGGCTATTTTAATGATCAGCTCTATATAGAGTTGAAGAGTGAGCTAAAAGCCGGCGGAAAAACCTTTAAGCAGGGAGCTATTGTTTATACTGATCTTGATAAACTGATTGGGCAGAAACCTGAATTTAGTGTGCTGGTTGAACCAACCGCGACAGCCTCAATTTCCCAAGTTAGGTTTACTAAAGGCGCAATATTAATTACTTGGCTTGATAACGTAAAAAGTAAATTGATACGTTATCAACAAAAGGGCGGCAAGTGGCAAACACAGCAAGCTCCATTTGATGTCAACGGTACATTAAGCGTATTTGGTGCTGAAGATGACAGCAGTGAGGTCTTCGTTAACTACACCAGCTTTTTAGAACCGTCTAGCCTTTATCTATTTGATGCTAAGAGCATGAAGGCAAGTAAGTTAAAGGCGATGAAGCAGCAGTTTGCAGCAGAAAATTTTGAAACGAAGCAGTATTTTGCTAAATCAAAAGACGGCACAAAAGTGCCGTATTTCGTGGTTATGGCAAAGAACATAAAGCTAGATGGTAAAAACCCAACTCTGCTCTATGGTTATGGCGGTTTTGAAGTATCACTGCGTCCTTCATACTCTGCGACAATCGGCAAAAACTGGTTAGAGCAGGGTGGTGTATATGTGCTATCTAATATCCGTGGCGGTGGGGAATATGGACCTGCATGGCATCAAGCTGCATTAAAAGAAAATCGCCACAAGGCTTATGAAGACTTTGAAGCTATAGCTGAGGATTTGGTTAGCCGAAAAATTACTTCGAGTAAACATTTAGGGATCCAAGGTGGCAGTAATGGTGGTCTATTGATGGGGGCTGCCTTTACTCGCAACCCTGATCTGTATAACGCCGTCGTGTGTCAAGTGCCGTTACTTGATATGAAGCGTTATAATAAGCTACTGGCTGGGGCTAGTTGGATGGGAGAATATGGCGACCCTGATATTCCAGCCCAATGGGACTATATAAAAACATTCTCGCCTTATCATAATCTAAACAAAGATACTGCTTACCCTAAAGTGTTCTTTACTACCTCAACCCGCGATGATCGTGTCCACCCTGGCCATGCTCGTAAAATGGTTGCGAAAATGGAAGATATGGGGATAGATGTGCTGTATTACGAAAACATAGAAGGTGGGCATGCTGGTGCTGCTGATAATAACCAAGCCGCAGAACTCAGCTCTATGGTTTACGCTTATTTAATGCAGCAATTAAAGTCATAG